A region from the Dromaius novaehollandiae isolate bDroNov1 chromosome 28, bDroNov1.hap1, whole genome shotgun sequence genome encodes:
- the LOC112996755 gene encoding tubulin alpha-1C chain, with translation MRECISIHVGQAGVQIGNACWELYCLEHGIQPDGQMPSDKTIGGGDDSFNTFFSETGAGKHVPRAVFVDLEPTVIDEVRTGTYRQLFHPEQLITGKEDAANNYARGHYTIGKEIIDLVLDRIRKLADQCTGLQGFLVFHSFGGGTGSGFTSLLMERLSVDYGKKSKLEFSIYPAPQVSTAVVEPYNSILTTHTTLEHSDCAFMVDNEAIYDICRRNLDIERPTYTNLNRLIGQIVSSITASLRFDGALNVDLTEFQTNLVPYPRIHFPLATYAPVISAEKAYHEQLTVAEITNACFEPANQMVKCDPRHGKYMACCLLYRGDVVPKDVNAAIATIKTKRTIQFVDWCPTGFKVGINYQPPTVVPGGDLAKVQRAVCMLSNTTAIAEAWARLDHKFDLMYAKRAFVHWYVGEGMEEGEFSEAREDMAALEKDYEEVGADSMEGEEEGEEY, from the exons ATG CGTGAGTGCATCTCCATCCACGTGGGCCAAGCGGGCGTGCAGATCGGCAATGCCTGCTGGGAGCTGTACTGCCTGGAGCACGGCATCCAGCCCGACGGGCAGATGCCCAGCGACAAGACCATCGGCGGCGGCGACGACTCCTTCAACACCTTCTTCAGCGAGACGGGGGCCGGCAAGCACGTGCCGCGCGCCGTCTTCGTGGACCTGGAGCCGACGGTGATCG ACGAAGTGCGCACGGGGACCTACCGGCAGCTCTTCCACCCCGAGCAGCTGATCACGGGCAAGGAGGATGCGGCCAACAACTACGCGCGGGGGCACTACACCATCGGCAAGGAGATCATCGACCTGGTCCTCGACCGCATCCGCAAGCTG GCTGaccagtgcacaggcctgcagGGCTTCCTGGTCTTCCACAGCTTCGGCGGGGGCACCGGCTCCGGCTTCACCTCCCTGCTCATGGAGCGCCTCTCCGTCGACTACGGCAAGAAGTCCAAGCTGGAGTTCTCCATCTACCCGGCACCGCAGGTGTCCACGGCCGTGGTGGAGCCCTACAACTCCATCCTCACCACCCACACCACCCTGGAGCACTCCGACTGCGCCTTCATGGTGGACAACGAGGCCATCTACGACATCTGCCGCCGGAACCTGGACATCGAGCGCCCCACCTACACCAACCTCAACAGGTTGATAGGCCAGATCGTGTCCTCCATCACGGCGTCCCTGCGCTTCGACGGGGCCCTGAATGTCGATCTGACCGAGTTCCAGACCAACCTGGTGCCTTATCCCCGTATCCACTTCCCCCTGGCCACCTACGCCCCCGTCATCTCTGCTGAGAAAGCTTACCACGAGCAGCTCACGGTGGCGGAGATCACCAACGCCTGCTTCGAGCCGGCCAACCAGATGGTGAAATGCGACCCTCGCCACGGCAAGTACatggcctgctgcctgctgtaccGTGGCGACGTGGTGCCCAAAGATGTCAACGCCGCCATCGCCACCATCAAGACCAAGCGCACTATCCAGTTTGTGGACTGGTGCCCGACGGGTTTCAAGGTGGGCATCAACTACCAGCCGCCCACGGTGGTTCCCGGCGGGGACCTGGCCAAGGTGCAGCGCGCCGTGTGCATGCTGAGCAACACGACGGCCatcgccgaggcctgggcccgcCTGGACCACAAGTTTGACCTGATGTACGCCAAGCGTGCCTTCGTGCACTGGTACGTGGGGGAGGGCATGGAGGAGGGGGAGTTCTCGGAGGCGCGGGAGGACATGGCGGCCCTGGAGAAGGATTACGAGGAGGTGGGGGCTGACAGCATGGAGggcgaggaggaaggggaggaataCTAG